From Mytilus edulis chromosome 9, xbMytEdul2.2, whole genome shotgun sequence, the proteins below share one genomic window:
- the LOC139490205 gene encoding 52 kDa repressor of the inhibitor of the protein kinase-like — protein MSLQNWLKTGSLKRKKDEKDDHSDTEKLTPDISSPIQNEPDPEIRETPEPSTSKKSTLMSVSSQKGLDPAIFLIENQHSTDEQKLAMLKDADEISNVYPKKGGRRYLPSWESQFPWLRYSCTEDAAYCKYCVVFRDEGGLFSSKGFTDWKNAVGNKRSTLKSHDDSVDHRNAVEKAENFISVCEGKKPSICSSLSKAYEDKVKKNHDILLSIIDVIIVLGQRNIALRGNWDKISHQEDGNFQFFINWKSNFDTVLKDHLETAHKSMIYLSPQIQNELIQCCELEIRERIVQKCKASGFYSIMADETTDVSVTEQLSLCIRYVDNDTYEVGEDFLGFVEPKEVDAEHIANAIVSNLDKWGLPLQKLRGQGYDGASVMSGHVSGVQQRIREQCPDAPFVHCKSHNLNLVVTQSCKDVRQIRNLMSSVGQMTWFLCASHKRKTILNSFTGNTKLVDDMLEGLQNEEEDVDIKLLKKGTDVSVKRLCETRWTARVDTVSSLLANYKSVHAALTKIENVSTSDARTNASGYRRYLEDPECIVAVLVAQFVLSILKPLTLFLQKTDCNMVDAFEESKILLKLLQEKRTEEIFSELFRRGTVIADAIEIDLMPRRRVGRQVHRENAATASTAEQHWRINLFFPFLDHVISEMQRRFPDEVKNQMLGYYLIPKNVGKLTPELIEHLFQAFPDVTNMEELTCELERWVRKTVGMLDEGSLTTAIKLANKDLYPNVFTILQVLLTMPVTSVCCERSFSSLRRLKTWERATMGGDRLCGLAMLHVLRNDAVDKERVLKLFDSTGHRRIGKFWLTNRD, from the exons ATGTCTTTACAAAACTGGTTGAAGACGGGttctttaaagagaaaaaaagatgAGAAAG ATGACCATTCTGATACAGAAAAATTAACTCCAGATATATCCTCTCCCATTCAAAATGAACCAGATCCAGAAATAAGGGAAACACCAGAGCCGAGTACTAGTAAAAAGTCCACTCTAATGTCAGTTAGTAGTCAAAAGGGGCTTGATCCAGCCATATTTCTTATTGAAAACCAACATAGTACAGATGAACAGAAATTAGCGATGCTAAAAGATGCTGACGAAATATCTAATGTTTATCCTAAAAAAGGGGGGAGACGATATTTGCCATCTTGGGAATCCCAGTTTCCATGGTTAAGATATTCCTGTACGGAAGATGCTGCATATTGCAAGTATTGTGTTGTTTTTCGGGATGAAGGTGGACTTTTTAGCAGTAAAGGTTTCACGGACTGGAAAAATGCAGTGGGTAATAAAAGATCAACTTTAAAATCACATGACGACTCCGTTGACCATAGAAATGCAGTTGAGAAGGCTGAAAATTTTATCTCTGTATGCGAAGGCAAGAAACCTAGTATATGTTCATCATTAAGCAAAGCATATGAAGACAAGGTCAAGAAAAATCATGATATACTTCTTTCCATAATTGATGTGATAATCGTGTTAGGGCAGAGGAACATTGCATTAAGGGGAAATTGGGATAAAATATCTCACCAGGAAGACGGaaactttcaatttttcatcaattggaAATCTAACTTTGATACGGTATTAAAAGATCATCTCGAAACAGCACACAAATCTATGATATACCTATCACCACAGATTCAGAACGAATTGATACAATGCTGTGAACTTGAAATAAGAGAACGAATTGTGCAAAAATGTAAAGCATCTGGCTTTTATTCCATAATGGCTGATGAAACTACGGATGTTTCCGTGACAGAGCAACTATCGCTGTGTATCAGATATGTTGATAATGACACGTATGAGGTTGGAGAGGATTTTTTAGGATTTGTTGAACCTAAGGAAGTTGACGCTGAACATATTGCTAATGCAATTGTTAGTAACCTAGACAAATGGGGACTACCATTGCAGAAACTGCGTGGACAAGGGTACGATGGAGCCTCTGTCATGAGTGGACATGTATCAGGTGTACAACAGCGCATACGTGAACAATGTCCAGATGCACCCTTCGTGCACTGCAAGTCGCACAACCTTAACCTTGTGGTGACGCAGAGTTGCAAGGATGTGCGCCAGATACGAAATTTGATGTCATCAGTCGGCCAAATGACATGGTTCTTGTGTGCATCCCACAAGCGTAAAACCATCCTAAACTCATTTACAGGTAATACAAAATTAGTAGATGATATGCTTGAAGGTTTACAAAATGAAGAAGAAGATGTCGacataaaacttttgaaaaagggAACAGATGTTTCGGTGAAGCGTTTATGCGAAACAAGGTGGACAGCAAGAGTAGACACGGTTTCGTCACTTCTTGCAAACTACAAATCTGTTCATGCTGCTCtgactaaaattgaaaatgtaagcACAAGTGATGCTAGGACAAATGCAAGTGGTTATCGGCGCTACCTGGAAGACCCCGAATGCATTGTTGCCGTGTTAGTTGCCCAATTTGTTTTGAGCATTCTTAAGCCACTAACATTGTTCCTTCAAAAGACTGACTGCAACATGGTGGATGCTTTTGAGGAATCAAAAATTCTTCTGAAATTATTGCAGGAAAAGAGAACAGAGGAAATTTTTTCAGAACTTTTCAGGCGAGGTACTGTCATAGCAGATGCTATTGAAATAGACTTAATGCCACGTAGGCGAGTTGGTCGTCAAGTTCATAGGGAGAACGCAGCAACTGCCTCTACTGCAGAGCAGCATTGgcgaattaatttatttttcccaTTTTTGGATCACGTTATTAGTGAAATGCAACGCCGGTTTCCTGATGaggtaaaaaatcaaatgttaggaTATTACCTTATTCCAAAAAATGTAGGCAAGTTAACACCAGAATTAATTGAACACCTTTTCCAAGCATTTCCGGACGTAACAAACATGGAAGAGTTAACATGTGAACTTGAAAGGTGGGTAAGAAAGACAGTAGGTATGCTAGATGAAGGAAGCCTCACGACAGCAATTAAGCTGGCTAACAAAGACTTGTACCCAAATGTTTTCACAATATTGCAAGTACTTTTAACTATGCCTGTCACATCAGTCTGTTGTGAGAGATCGTTTTCCAGTTTAAGGCGTTTGAAAACATGGGAACGGGCTACAATGGGTGGTGACAGGCTTTGTGggcttgccatgctccatgtgcTTAGGAATGATGCAGTGGACAAAGAACGTGTATTGAAGCTATTCGATAGCACAGGACATAGGAGAATCGGGAAGTTTTGGTTGACCAACAGAGATTAA